TGGACATGCTATAATCTCAGCAGATTATCGGAAGAGCGCGCAGCAGGCGGGAGTGTTCATTGGCTCCCCCTGGGCAATCCAGTAGAAAACGGAGAGAGGGTATTTGTGGGAAGCCTGGTTGGCAAAACGCTGAGGCAGTATCGGTTCGAGCGCCTGCTGGCGAAGGGCAACCCTGCTGAGGTCTATCAAGGGCGCGATGAACGGCTGGAGCGATGGGTAGCGATGAAGGTCTCCACGCTCCCCGCTGCGATAGAGCAGTTCCAGGCCGAGGCCCGCCTCAGCGGCTCCCTTGATCACCCCAATATCCTGCCCGTCTATGATTTCGGCCAGCAAGATGGCGTCGCCTATCTGGTGATGCATTATGCCGCTGGTGGGTCGCTAGAGGATCGGCTGCGTGCCGCGAACGGCAACAATGGCCTGCCGCTGGAAGAGGTGGCGTATTATCTGGATCAGGCGGCGGCGGCGCTGGACTACACGCATACCAGGGGCGTCCTCCACTGCAATCTGAAGCCATCGAACCTTTTGCTGCGCGAACGCTGGCTGATGCTGGGAGGTTTTGGGAAAGCGCGGCGCGGGAC
The nucleotide sequence above comes from Ktedonobacterales bacterium. Encoded proteins:
- a CDS encoding serine/threonine-protein kinase codes for the protein MGSLVGKTLRQYRFERLLAKGNPAEVYQGRDERLERWVAMKVSTLPAAIEQFQAEARLSGSLDHPNILPVYDFGQQDGVAYLVMHYAAGGSLEDRLRAANGNNGLPLEEVAYYLDQAAAALDYTHTRGVLHCNLKPSNLLLRERWLMLGGFGKARRGTATGRAADMYALGVTLYRLLWGGVPRADSAGRLEQGAKPLPTLAGLAPRVALEIEALLRRAMAPRPEERPHTAGALAAEFRAVIAAPGEKGGAAPGAPAEIPLICPTCGFLNKPQARFCRNDGTKLPMVCPRCGAENRSDAKFCQRDGAQLR